The Mycolicibacterium doricum genome includes a region encoding these proteins:
- a CDS encoding pyridoxamine 5'-phosphate oxidase family protein: MTSPHTPVAVLTEDESWERLSSVALGRLVTRIADEIFIFPVNFVTQRGTVLFRTAEGTKLFSAVVSDEVLFEADKYTSSVGWSVIVRGTAEVLSGASQIEEAEQAALLPWVATTKRRYVRITPTVMTGRQFIFGPEPDDGSVAG, from the coding sequence GTGACCAGCCCCCATACCCCGGTTGCCGTACTCACCGAAGACGAGAGCTGGGAAAGGCTCTCCAGCGTCGCCTTAGGTCGCCTGGTGACCCGGATAGCCGACGAGATCTTCATCTTCCCGGTCAATTTCGTCACCCAGCGGGGCACCGTGTTGTTCCGCACCGCGGAAGGCACCAAGTTGTTCAGCGCCGTGGTCAGCGACGAGGTGCTCTTCGAAGCCGACAAGTACACCTCGTCGGTGGGCTGGAGCGTGATCGTTCGCGGCACCGCCGAGGTGTTGTCGGGTGCCTCGCAGATCGAAGAGGCCGAGCAGGCCGCGCTGCTGCCGTGGGTGGCCACCACGAAGCGGCGTTACGTACGGATCACCCCGACCGTGATGACCGGCCGACAGTTCATCTTCGGCCCCGAGCCCGACGACGGAAGTGTCGCCGGCTGA
- a CDS encoding NAD(P)H-dependent oxidoreductase subunit E yields the protein MAHDVAGTLRRYGRDRTELLAILWEIQRGDGYVGPDAAREVANWLGMAVEDVLETATFYHFLHTTPSGRYRIYLSNTVIAKMRGYREVYETLEAATGARFGEPGNADFALSETACIGLADQEPSMLVDGVVFGDLTPSSVAEIVSGLKQGRSPAEMADPTGLAEDQVEYVDVLAHTAVHTRGPVFFAEETDYGILARRCLVTPAEEVIATITDSGLRGRGGAGFPTGDKWRLCRAAAGTDKYIICNADEGEPGTFKDRVLLTRSPKQVFVGMIVAGVAVGASHGILYLRAEYAYLRSYLERQLAELRDDGALGYGFDIRIKMGAGAYICGDESALIESCEGKRGTPRLKPPFPVEHGYLGKPTCVNNVETFAAATRIMDKGADWFAAMGTAKSRGTRLLSVSGDCAAPGVYEVEWGITLRDTLAMVGAEDAVAVQISGPSGEMVSAQADSDRRLGYEDISCNGSVMIFDSRRDLLSVVRDFMQFFVDESCGICVPCRVGNVALRDKVDLVIRGQASSADLDDMTRWGTVVAATSRCGLGATSPNPILTTMAKFPGAFTGALRTEDDDGLLPSFDVHAALNGYAAAVDQLAGQESR from the coding sequence ATGGCCCACGACGTCGCAGGAACTCTGCGCCGATACGGCAGAGACCGCACCGAACTGCTCGCGATCCTGTGGGAGATTCAGCGTGGCGACGGCTACGTCGGTCCCGACGCGGCCCGCGAGGTGGCGAACTGGCTCGGCATGGCCGTCGAGGATGTCCTCGAGACGGCCACCTTCTACCATTTCTTGCATACCACGCCGTCGGGGCGGTACCGGATCTACTTGAGCAACACCGTCATCGCCAAGATGCGCGGGTACCGCGAGGTATACGAAACCCTCGAGGCAGCGACCGGTGCCCGGTTCGGGGAGCCGGGCAACGCCGACTTCGCGCTGTCCGAGACAGCCTGCATCGGCCTGGCCGACCAGGAGCCGTCGATGCTGGTCGACGGCGTCGTGTTCGGTGACCTGACCCCGTCCTCGGTGGCCGAGATCGTCTCGGGCCTCAAACAGGGCCGGTCACCGGCCGAGATGGCCGATCCGACCGGGCTGGCCGAAGACCAGGTCGAATACGTCGACGTGTTGGCCCACACCGCCGTTCACACCCGCGGGCCGGTGTTCTTCGCCGAGGAGACCGACTACGGCATCCTCGCGCGCCGGTGCCTGGTGACCCCGGCCGAGGAGGTGATCGCCACCATCACCGATTCGGGGTTGCGCGGCCGGGGCGGCGCCGGCTTCCCCACCGGAGACAAGTGGCGACTGTGCCGGGCCGCGGCGGGGACCGACAAGTACATCATCTGCAATGCCGACGAGGGGGAGCCCGGAACGTTCAAGGATCGCGTGCTGTTGACCCGTTCGCCCAAGCAGGTGTTCGTCGGCATGATCGTCGCCGGTGTCGCCGTCGGGGCGTCGCACGGGATCCTGTACCTGCGAGCCGAATACGCATACCTGCGCAGCTATCTCGAACGACAACTGGCCGAACTGCGCGACGACGGCGCGCTCGGGTACGGCTTCGACATCCGGATCAAGATGGGTGCGGGTGCCTACATCTGCGGTGACGAGTCCGCGCTGATCGAGTCCTGCGAAGGCAAGCGTGGGACACCGCGGTTGAAGCCGCCGTTTCCTGTCGAGCACGGTTACCTCGGCAAACCGACGTGCGTGAACAACGTCGAGACCTTCGCGGCCGCCACCCGCATCATGGACAAGGGCGCGGACTGGTTCGCCGCCATGGGCACCGCCAAGTCGAGGGGCACTCGGTTGCTCAGCGTCTCCGGCGATTGCGCGGCGCCGGGCGTCTACGAGGTCGAATGGGGTATCACCCTGCGTGACACGCTCGCCATGGTGGGCGCCGAGGACGCCGTGGCCGTGCAGATCAGCGGGCCGTCCGGCGAGATGGTCTCCGCGCAGGCCGACTCGGACCGCCGGCTGGGCTATGAGGACATCTCCTGCAACGGCTCGGTCATGATCTTCGACTCCCGCCGTGACCTGCTTTCCGTGGTACGGGATTTTATGCAGTTCTTCGTCGACGAGTCCTGCGGCATCTGCGTTCCCTGCCGGGTCGGAAACGTGGCGCTGCGCGACAAGGTCGACCTGGTGATCAGGGGGCAGGCCAGCTCGGCGGATCTTGACGACATGACCAGATGGGGCACGGTGGTGGCCGCGACTAGTCGATGTGGCCTCGGTGCGACGTCGCCTAATCCCATCCTCACCACGATGGCGAAGTTTCCCGGAGCGTTCACCGGCGCCCTGCGTACCGAGGACGACGACGGGCTGCTGCCGTCCTTCGATGTCCATGCCGCACTCAACGGCTACGCCGCAGCCGTCGACCAACTCGCCGGGCAGGAGTCGCGATGA
- a CDS encoding 2Fe-2S iron-sulfur cluster-binding protein: MTVEIQIDGVAVTAEEGAYLVDVAAEAGVYIPTLCYLKGQPPLGTCRACSVKVDGRVTAACTVRVAAGMRVEVEEPETTDMRKALVEMLFAEGNHNCPSCEKSGRCTLQAVGYEVGMMVSRFPYQFPVRAVDHASEHIWLERDRCIFCQRCVEFIRDRTTGEKIFSISGRGHGARIEIDVELADAMPPDQVREAVQICPVGTILEKQVGYDTPIGQRRYEVESVRDRALGGPAE; this comes from the coding sequence ATGACCGTGGAAATCCAGATCGACGGTGTCGCGGTGACGGCCGAAGAGGGCGCCTACCTCGTCGATGTCGCCGCCGAAGCCGGTGTCTACATTCCCACGCTGTGCTATCTGAAAGGCCAGCCCCCGCTCGGGACGTGTCGCGCCTGTTCGGTCAAAGTCGACGGCCGGGTGACGGCGGCGTGCACGGTTCGCGTCGCCGCAGGCATGCGGGTGGAGGTGGAGGAACCGGAGACCACCGACATGCGCAAGGCGCTGGTCGAGATGCTGTTCGCCGAAGGAAACCACAACTGCCCGAGCTGCGAGAAGAGCGGCCGCTGCACACTGCAGGCGGTGGGTTACGAAGTCGGCATGATGGTCTCCCGCTTCCCCTACCAGTTCCCGGTGCGTGCCGTCGACCACGCCTCCGAACACATCTGGCTGGAACGCGACCGCTGCATCTTCTGTCAGCGCTGCGTGGAATTCATCCGGGACCGGACCACCGGAGAGAAGATCTTCAGCATCAGCGGCCGCGGCCACGGCGCGCGCATCGAGATCGACGTGGAGCTGGCCGATGCGATGCCCCCCGATCAGGTGCGTGAGGCGGTCCAGATCTGCCCGGTCGGCACCATCCTGGAAAAGCAGGTCGGTTACGACACGCCGATAGGGCAGCGGCGCTACGAAGTCGAGTCGGTGCGCGACCGCGCGTTGGGCGGCCCGGCCGAATGA
- a CDS encoding hydrogenase maturation protease yields the protein MRVPGESVSVAALLADPSTLVYGIGNSGRQDDGLGWAFVDRLEAGPHRCAAVLHRGYQLHLEDADLINRFDTVLFVDATKESAVASYRLTRPEAKFDFSFASHAMSVPSVLATAVQCFGCCPDAYLLAIRGYEWELRTGLTTPAAANLSQSLTLTRQTVSLD from the coding sequence ATGCGCGTACCCGGTGAATCGGTGTCCGTCGCGGCCCTGCTGGCTGATCCGTCGACCTTGGTCTACGGCATCGGCAATTCCGGCCGGCAGGACGACGGGCTGGGCTGGGCCTTCGTCGATCGGCTCGAAGCCGGCCCGCACCGGTGCGCGGCGGTCCTGCACCGCGGCTACCAGCTGCACCTGGAAGACGCCGATCTGATCAACCGATTCGACACCGTGCTGTTCGTCGATGCCACCAAGGAATCCGCGGTGGCCAGTTACCGGTTGACGCGACCGGAGGCGAAGTTCGACTTCAGCTTCGCCTCGCATGCGATGTCGGTTCCGTCGGTCTTGGCGACCGCCGTACAGTGTTTCGGGTGCTGTCCCGACGCGTATCTGCTGGCGATCCGGGGCTACGAGTGGGAGTTGCGCACCGGACTGACCACCCCGGCGGCGGCCAACCTCAGCCAGTCGTTGACGTTGACGCGCCAGACCGTATCGCTTGATTAA
- a CDS encoding NADH-quinone oxidoreductase subunit B family protein, which yields MISLCGCWGCTLSLLDIDERLLTLLDRITIMRSSLTDIKRIPERCAVGFIEGGVANEENIETLQHFRENCDVLISVGACAIWGGIPALRNVRDLKDCLAEAYLDSPTAVPGEAVLPLHPQIPILTRKVYPCHEVVHMDYFIPGCPPQPDAILEVLEDIIDGRPVTLPTSLTHFD from the coding sequence ATGATCAGCCTGTGCGGCTGCTGGGGTTGCACGTTGTCTCTGCTCGACATCGACGAACGACTGCTGACTCTGCTTGACAGGATCACGATCATGCGTTCCTCGCTGACCGACATCAAGCGCATCCCCGAGCGCTGTGCGGTCGGTTTCATCGAGGGAGGGGTGGCCAACGAGGAGAACATCGAGACGCTGCAACACTTCCGGGAGAACTGCGACGTCCTGATCTCCGTCGGCGCCTGCGCGATCTGGGGTGGTATCCCCGCGCTGCGCAATGTTCGCGATCTGAAGGACTGTCTGGCCGAGGCATATCTCGATTCGCCCACCGCGGTGCCCGGCGAGGCGGTCCTCCCGCTGCATCCCCAGATACCGATCCTGACCAGGAAGGTCTATCCGTGCCACGAAGTCGTCCACATGGACTACTTCATTCCCGGGTGTCCGCCTCAACCCGACGCCATTCTCGAGGTGCTCGAGGACATCATCGACGGGCGGCCGGTCACGTTGCCCACCTCCCTCACCCACTTCGACTGA
- a CDS encoding phosphoketolase family protein encodes MTAVTTAWRSADPTPLSDGTLTQLDGWWRAANYLSVGQIYLMDNPLLRTPLSRNEVKPRLLGHWGTTPGLNFIYAHLNRVIKERSQPTVYVTGPGHGGPGLVANAYLDGTYSETYSDITPDVEGIRRLFRQFSFPGGIPSHVAPETPGSIHEGGELGYALSHAYGAAFDNPHLLVATVVGDGEAETGALATSWHSNKFTNVANDGVVLPILHLNGYKIANPTVLDRIPTQDLRSLMLGYGHNPYFFEVLDHQDPADAHRDFALLLDTVLNEIAEIKSHGHDGAQEPVRWPMIVFRSPKGWTGPAYIDGKKTTGSWRAHQVPLANARDTPEHLQVLSDWLASYRPAELFDADGRLDAKIAALAPSGTLRMSDNPHANGGLVLKDLRLPDFRDYAVDVPAPGSTIAESTRVLGRWLADVIALNPDNFRIFGPDETASNRLQAVFDVTDKQWNAEFFDAEVDEHLARAGRVMEMLSEHQCQGWLEGYLLTGRHGVFNCYEAFIHIIDSMFNQHAKWLKVTNHIAWRRPVASLNYLLSSHVWRQDHNGFSHQDPGFIDHVVNKRAEVVRVYLPPDANTLLSTYDHCLRSRQYVNVVVAGKQPSPNFLTMEEAIAHCTRGLGIWEWAGNEVLGEDPDVVIATCGDVPTLEGLAAVDLLRRHLPDLRVRFVNVVDLMRLQDEKEHPHGLSNHEFDMLFTCDKPVIFAYHGYPWLIHRLTYRRAGNENIHVRGYKEEGTTTTPFDMVMLNDLDRYHLVIDVIDRVPSLGSTCATLRQQMVDKRIAAREYTRAHGDDIPEVRDWVWPAAHAATFSSSVAATISTGGDNE; translated from the coding sequence ATGACCGCAGTGACAACGGCCTGGCGTTCGGCCGACCCGACCCCGTTGAGTGACGGGACGCTGACCCAATTGGACGGTTGGTGGCGGGCGGCGAACTACCTTTCGGTAGGCCAGATCTACCTGATGGACAATCCGTTGCTGCGGACTCCCCTGTCGCGCAACGAGGTCAAGCCGCGGCTGCTGGGCCATTGGGGCACCACCCCGGGCCTCAACTTCATCTACGCCCATTTGAATCGGGTGATCAAGGAACGCAGCCAGCCGACCGTCTACGTGACCGGCCCGGGGCACGGGGGACCCGGCCTGGTCGCCAACGCCTATCTCGACGGCACGTACTCGGAGACGTATTCCGACATCACCCCCGACGTCGAGGGGATCCGCCGGCTGTTCCGCCAGTTCTCATTCCCCGGCGGCATCCCGTCACACGTCGCGCCGGAGACGCCCGGGTCGATCCATGAAGGCGGCGAGCTCGGCTATGCCCTGTCGCACGCCTACGGTGCCGCGTTCGACAATCCGCACCTGCTGGTCGCCACGGTGGTCGGCGACGGCGAGGCGGAGACCGGTGCGCTCGCGACCAGCTGGCACTCCAACAAGTTCACCAACGTCGCCAACGACGGCGTGGTCTTGCCGATTCTGCATCTCAATGGCTACAAGATCGCCAATCCCACCGTGCTGGACCGTATTCCGACCCAGGACCTGCGTAGCCTGATGCTCGGCTACGGTCACAACCCGTACTTCTTCGAGGTGCTCGACCACCAGGACCCGGCCGATGCGCACCGCGACTTCGCGCTGTTGCTGGACACGGTGCTGAACGAGATCGCCGAGATCAAGAGCCATGGCCATGACGGCGCCCAGGAGCCGGTCCGTTGGCCGATGATCGTCTTCCGGTCTCCCAAGGGCTGGACTGGCCCTGCCTATATCGACGGCAAGAAGACGACCGGATCCTGGCGTGCGCACCAGGTCCCGCTCGCCAACGCCCGCGATACGCCGGAACACCTCCAGGTGCTCAGCGACTGGTTGGCGTCCTACCGGCCGGCAGAACTGTTCGACGCCGACGGGCGCCTCGATGCGAAGATCGCCGCCCTGGCGCCGTCGGGAACCCTGCGGATGAGCGACAATCCCCACGCCAACGGCGGCCTTGTCCTCAAGGACCTGCGGCTGCCCGACTTCCGCGACTACGCCGTCGACGTCCCCGCTCCGGGCTCGACGATCGCCGAGTCGACCAGGGTGCTCGGCCGCTGGCTCGCCGACGTCATTGCCCTGAACCCCGACAACTTCCGAATCTTCGGCCCCGACGAAACCGCCTCCAACCGCCTACAGGCCGTGTTCGACGTGACCGACAAGCAGTGGAACGCCGAGTTCTTCGACGCCGAGGTCGACGAGCACCTCGCGCGGGCGGGACGCGTGATGGAGATGCTCTCGGAGCATCAGTGCCAGGGCTGGCTCGAGGGCTATCTGCTGACTGGACGACACGGCGTGTTCAACTGCTACGAAGCGTTCATCCACATCATCGACTCGATGTTCAACCAGCACGCCAAGTGGCTCAAGGTCACCAATCACATCGCGTGGCGCCGACCGGTGGCCAGCCTCAACTACCTGCTATCGAGCCACGTCTGGCGGCAGGACCACAATGGCTTCAGTCATCAGGATCCGGGCTTCATCGACCACGTCGTGAACAAGCGCGCCGAGGTGGTGCGGGTCTACCTGCCGCCGGATGCCAACACGTTGCTGTCGACCTACGACCACTGCCTGCGGTCACGCCAGTACGTCAACGTGGTGGTGGCGGGCAAGCAACCGAGTCCCAACTTTCTGACGATGGAGGAGGCGATCGCGCACTGCACCCGGGGGCTGGGCATCTGGGAGTGGGCGGGCAACGAAGTGCTGGGCGAGGATCCCGACGTCGTGATCGCGACGTGCGGCGACGTGCCCACGCTGGAGGGACTGGCTGCGGTGGACCTGCTCCGCAGGCACCTTCCCGACCTGCGGGTCCGCTTTGTCAACGTCGTGGACCTGATGCGGTTGCAGGACGAGAAGGAGCATCCGCACGGACTGTCCAACCATGAGTTCGACATGCTCTTCACCTGCGACAAGCCGGTGATCTTCGCCTATCACGGCTATCCCTGGCTCATCCACCGGCTCACCTATCGCCGCGCGGGCAACGAAAACATCCACGTGCGGGGGTACAAGGAGGAGGGCACCACCACCACGCCGTTCGACATGGTGATGCTCAACGATCTCGACCGCTACCACTTGGTGATCGACGTGATCGACCGCGTGCCCTCCCTTGGCTCGACCTGCGCCACGCTGCGCCAGCAGATGGTGGACAAGCGGATCGCCGCCCGCGAGTACACCCGCGCACACGGTGACGACATCCCTGAGGTACGCGACTGGGTGTGGCCGGCCGCGCACGCCGCCACGTTCAGCTCCAGCGTGGCGGCCACCATCTCGACCGGCGGCGACAACGAATAG
- a CDS encoding glycoside hydrolase family 65 protein — MAPWELRWRGVDPSRLGLTESVFALSNGHVGLRGALDEGEPVALPGTYLNGFYELRDLPYAESGYGYPESGQTIVNVTDGKIIRLLVEDEPMDLRYGYAEEHERTLDFRSGTLRRNSVWTSPTGRTVRIRSERLVSFTKRTIAAIRYTVEPVDEDMRLVLQSDLLANEPVPQPGDDPRLAAALDAPLVNDYSESHGLRALLAHHTRRSKLRMAAGMDHEVHYPDTCLSSIRAEEDLARLTVAAMVPAGEQLTVVKYLGYGWSAHRSVPSLRAQVDAALSMAMEAGWDELLTTQRQFLDAFWLDADIEVDGDPELQQAVRFAMFHVLQAGARGQARAIPAKGLTGPGYDGHTFWDTEAFVLPMLTYTMPAAAREVLRWRHSTLGQAKERAREMGQAGAMFPWRSINGDECSGYWLAGTAAVHVTADIANATERYLAATGDARFEVECGVELLVESARLWARLGHLRDGSFRIDGVTGPDEYTATTNNNTFTNLVAQQNLWDAVEACRRRPEVAARLGVDASETANWQRCADAVHIPYDATRGVHQQSDAFTSLAPWDFEATADNYPLLLHYPYYDLYRKQVVKQADLVLAMYVRGDAFTAEEKRRNFDYYEALTVRDSSLSACCQAVIAAEVGYLDLAFDYLVETAFTDLHDIHDNVSSGLHIAALAGAWLGCVAGLGGMRHRGDRITFAPRLPDSLDRLSFRLVFRGSRILVTVDRDAVTYRLVSGEPIELAHHGRRFRLAEHPVTRAVPPIDPGIPPAQPTGREPYRRSRLRLDLADSSRTDQAG, encoded by the coding sequence ATGGCACCCTGGGAACTGCGGTGGCGCGGAGTGGACCCGAGCCGACTCGGGCTGACGGAGTCGGTGTTCGCGCTGTCCAACGGTCACGTCGGCCTGCGCGGAGCACTCGACGAGGGTGAACCGGTGGCCCTACCGGGCACCTACCTCAACGGCTTCTACGAACTACGTGACCTGCCCTATGCTGAGAGTGGCTACGGCTATCCCGAATCCGGCCAGACCATCGTGAACGTGACCGACGGCAAGATCATCCGCCTGCTTGTCGAGGACGAGCCGATGGATCTGCGATACGGGTACGCCGAGGAGCACGAGCGCACCCTGGACTTCCGGTCGGGCACCCTGCGCCGCAATTCGGTGTGGACCTCGCCGACCGGGCGCACCGTTCGGATCCGTTCGGAACGCCTTGTCTCGTTCACCAAACGCACGATCGCCGCCATCCGGTACACGGTGGAACCGGTGGACGAGGACATGAGGCTGGTGCTGCAGTCCGACCTGCTCGCCAACGAACCGGTTCCCCAGCCCGGCGACGATCCACGGCTGGCCGCGGCGCTCGACGCTCCACTGGTCAACGACTACAGCGAATCACACGGACTGCGGGCGCTGCTGGCCCACCACACCCGGCGGTCCAAGCTGCGGATGGCGGCCGGTATGGACCACGAAGTGCACTATCCCGACACCTGCCTGTCCTCCATTCGCGCCGAGGAGGACCTGGCCCGGCTCACGGTGGCGGCAATGGTTCCCGCCGGCGAGCAGCTGACCGTCGTGAAATACCTCGGTTACGGCTGGTCGGCGCATCGATCCGTACCGTCGCTGCGGGCGCAGGTCGACGCGGCGTTGTCGATGGCGATGGAGGCCGGTTGGGACGAGTTGTTGACCACGCAGCGCCAATTCCTCGATGCCTTTTGGCTGGACGCCGACATCGAGGTGGACGGCGACCCCGAATTGCAGCAGGCCGTGCGATTCGCCATGTTCCACGTGCTGCAGGCGGGTGCGCGGGGGCAGGCCCGGGCCATACCGGCCAAGGGCCTCACCGGACCTGGTTATGACGGCCATACCTTTTGGGACACTGAGGCTTTCGTCCTTCCCATGCTCACGTACACGATGCCGGCCGCGGCCCGTGAGGTACTGCGCTGGCGGCACTCGACCCTGGGCCAGGCGAAGGAGCGGGCCCGCGAGATGGGGCAGGCCGGGGCGATGTTCCCCTGGCGGTCGATCAACGGCGACGAATGTTCGGGGTACTGGCTGGCCGGAACCGCAGCGGTGCACGTCACCGCCGACATAGCGAACGCCACCGAACGATATCTCGCCGCCACCGGCGACGCGCGCTTCGAGGTGGAATGCGGGGTGGAACTGCTGGTGGAGAGCGCGCGGCTGTGGGCGCGGCTGGGCCACCTCCGCGACGGCAGCTTCCGCATCGACGGGGTCACCGGCCCAGACGAGTACACCGCCACGACCAACAACAACACGTTCACCAATCTCGTCGCCCAGCAGAATCTCTGGGACGCAGTCGAGGCGTGCCGGCGGCGTCCCGAGGTGGCCGCCCGCCTCGGTGTCGACGCGTCCGAAACGGCGAACTGGCAGCGCTGCGCAGACGCCGTCCACATCCCGTACGACGCGACGCGCGGGGTACACCAGCAGTCGGACGCGTTCACCTCGTTGGCGCCGTGGGACTTCGAGGCGACCGCGGACAACTATCCGCTGCTTCTGCACTACCCGTACTACGACCTGTACCGCAAACAGGTCGTCAAACAGGCCGACCTGGTACTGGCGATGTACGTCCGCGGCGACGCGTTCACCGCGGAGGAGAAGCGGCGCAACTTCGACTACTACGAAGCCCTGACGGTCCGGGACTCGTCGCTTTCGGCCTGTTGCCAGGCGGTGATCGCCGCCGAGGTGGGCTACCTGGACCTCGCGTTCGACTATCTCGTCGAGACCGCGTTCACCGATCTGCACGACATACACGACAACGTCTCCAGCGGCCTGCACATCGCCGCGCTGGCCGGCGCCTGGCTGGGGTGTGTCGCCGGCCTGGGCGGCATGCGACACCGCGGTGACCGGATCACCTTCGCGCCCCGACTACCCGACAGCCTCGACCGGCTGTCGTTCCGGCTCGTCTTCCGCGGCAGCAGGATCCTCGTCACCGTCGACCGTGACGCGGTGACGTATCGGCTGGTCAGCGGCGAGCCGATCGAACTGGCCCACCACGGACGTCGGTTCCGCTTGGCCGAGCATCCCGTCACCCGGGCGGTGCCGCCGATCGACCCCGGCATACCGCCGGCCCAGCCGACGGGTCGGGAACCCTACCGCCGCAGCAGGTTGCGGCTCGACCTCGCCGACTCGTCACGAACCGACCAGGCCGGCTAG
- a CDS encoding Ni/Fe hydrogenase subunit alpha codes for MSKTLVIDPISRIEGHGKVVIEVDDDARVVDTKLHVVEFRGYEKFIQGHPFWEAPVLMQRICGICFVSHHLAGAKVLDDIIGVGPASGTHLTPTALKVRRLGHYAQMLQSHVTAYFYLVVPEMLFGIDAPPEKRNVLGLVEADPELVKRVVQLRKWGQELLVAIFGKRMHGISSVPGGVNKALTAADVNRFLNGDDGLLSMDQVMEYAQLGLQLFYRFHDEHREEVDGFANVPSLNMCLVGDDGNVDYYDGKLRVVDDDKNVVREFDYHDYLNHFSEAVEKWSYMKFPFLTDLGREAGSVRVGPLARMNVTRTLSTPLAQQALARFHAYTGGRANNMTLHTNWARTIETIHAAEVIRELLTDPDVQEDSLVVTPGAEAWTGEGVGVVEAPRGSLLHHYRAGPDGDVTFANLIVATTQNNQVLNRTVRSVAEQYLDRRTEITEGMMNAIEVGIRAYDPCFSCATHALGQMPLTVSVVDPKGRVLDARTR; via the coding sequence ATGAGTAAGACGCTTGTCATCGATCCGATCAGCCGGATCGAGGGGCACGGCAAGGTCGTCATCGAAGTCGACGACGACGCCCGGGTGGTGGACACCAAACTCCACGTGGTCGAGTTCCGCGGATACGAGAAGTTCATCCAGGGCCACCCGTTCTGGGAGGCACCTGTGCTGATGCAGCGCATCTGCGGCATCTGCTTCGTCAGCCACCACCTGGCCGGCGCCAAGGTGCTCGACGACATCATCGGTGTCGGTCCCGCCTCGGGCACGCACCTGACTCCGACCGCATTGAAAGTCCGCCGCCTCGGCCACTACGCGCAGATGCTGCAGTCCCACGTCACCGCCTACTTCTATCTGGTGGTGCCTGAGATGCTGTTCGGTATCGATGCTCCGCCCGAGAAACGCAACGTCCTCGGGCTCGTCGAGGCCGACCCCGAACTGGTGAAACGTGTCGTGCAGCTGCGCAAGTGGGGTCAGGAACTGCTCGTGGCCATCTTCGGCAAGCGGATGCACGGTATCTCCTCGGTACCGGGCGGAGTCAACAAGGCACTCACCGCCGCCGATGTGAACCGGTTCCTCAACGGCGACGACGGACTGCTGTCGATGGACCAGGTGATGGAATACGCGCAGTTGGGACTGCAGCTGTTCTACCGGTTCCACGACGAGCACCGCGAGGAGGTCGACGGCTTCGCCAACGTGCCTTCCCTCAACATGTGCCTGGTCGGCGACGACGGCAACGTCGACTACTACGACGGCAAGCTGCGGGTGGTCGACGACGACAAGAACGTCGTGCGCGAGTTCGACTATCACGACTACCTGAACCACTTCTCCGAAGCGGTCGAGAAGTGGAGTTACATGAAGTTCCCGTTCCTCACCGATTTGGGTCGCGAGGCCGGGTCGGTGCGGGTCGGACCGCTGGCCCGGATGAACGTCACCCGCACCCTGTCCACCCCGCTGGCCCAGCAGGCGTTGGCGCGATTTCACGCCTACACCGGCGGGCGCGCGAACAATATGACCCTGCATACCAATTGGGCCCGCACCATCGAGACGATCCACGCCGCGGAGGTGATTCGAGAACTGCTGACCGATCCCGACGTACAGGAGGACAGCTTGGTCGTCACACCAGGCGCCGAGGCGTGGACCGGTGAGGGCGTCGGCGTGGTCGAGGCGCCGCGCGGGAGCCTGCTGCACCATTACCGTGCCGGGCCCGACGGCGACGTGACGTTCGCCAACCTCATCGTGGCCACCACCCAGAACAACCAGGTGCTCAACCGGACGGTGCGCAGCGTGGCCGAGCAGTATCTGGATAGGAGAACAGAGATCACCGAAGGGATGATGAACGCGATCGAGGTGGGGATCCGGGCCTACGACCCGTGTTTCAGTTGCGCCACCCATGCTTTGGGCCAGATGCCGCTGACCGTGTCCGTCGTGGACCCGAAGGGCAGGGTGCTCGATGCGCGTACCCGGTGA